A segment of the Candidatus Binataceae bacterium genome:
CTTGCCGAAGATCGTCACGGTGCCGCCGCTCGTATAGCAATCGACGCGGCGCAATTTCGGATTCGCCAGCATCGCGTCTTTGACCCGCTGCTGTAGCGTCGGTGTCGGTGCTGGGCGCGCGATCTTGCGATGCCGCGGGCGCGCCGCTGTCGTTGGCGCCGGAGCGGGGGCAGGAGTCATTGCCGCGACGGGAGTTTCGGGAACAACTGGAGCCACCGGCGCTGCGCCAACACCCGTCTCAGCCGCCGAAGGTGCGGCAGGGCTGGGTGCGGCGGCGACTGGCGAGGGCGAGGCCGAGGTGTACTCGGGCGGCTCGGTCGGATTGAGACCGGCAAGCTTTGTTTTCAGCTGCGCCTCAATATTCGCCTGATCGCCCGCGCTGGTCGCGAATATCACCGGCAAGTCGAACTGCACCGGCCCGCCCTTCGATGCGGCGCCGAAGTTCCATCCCGATACCTGTTTCGCCACATCCGCATCGAGTCCAGGATTCGGCGAGGTTGATGTGACGACCGAAGCCGATGCGACCGAGCCATCGGTAGGCTGCACGACGACGCGCACGATCATCCCGTCGCTGAGAGTCGGATCGCCGATCAGCGAATGCGTGTACGAATCGGCCAGCCCCTTCTGGTTGTTGTTGAAGACTTTCGTGGCCTCATCGGCGCTGCGCTCGGGCAGCGAGTTCGTATCGTTCGATTGAACCGGGATCGTGCTCGCGAGCGCGACGATCGGCCCTGCCGGCGCGGCCGTAGACGGTGCGGCCGACGCGATCGCAGCGGGAGTCGGCTGTGTCACAACCTTGGTCCCATTTGAGCTCAGGTGAAGCGCGAGCCACGCCCCACCGGCGAGCGCGACGATAGCGGCAACCAGATACCCGACGACGCCGAGAATCCCGCGGCCCTCGCCCTGCTCAGGAGCGCCCGGCTCATCTTCAGGCATCTGCCCAGTGAGCCGCTGCGAGGACGGGAATTGCTGGCTGCGAACGGTAGGCTGCACCCGGCGCGGCGCGATCGTCGGCTGCGGCGTTATCCGGGCTGGCTGCGAGGGCGGAGTTGGCCGCTGCGGCGTTGCCGCGGGCTCGTCGGCAACTAGGCGCGCGCCACAGAAGTTGCAAATCACCTCACCGGGCTGGGCCTTGCCGCCGCATACGGGGCATTCCGTAGTTTGATCTGCGCCGCCACCGGCGTCCGATCGCTGCGCGAACGCGGGTTCGGCGTTGACGAGCGCGGTGCCGTCGGTCTCGCAGAAAAGTTCAGCGTCGGGGTAAGTGCGATCGCAACTCGGGCATTTCTTCATAGCTCTCGGATTCGTCCTGTCGATGAGGCGCGGTTCGCAGAATGATAGCCGCGCGCTTGGCCACACGCCACGCCCGCGCCGGTATCATGAGCGTCTCCTACGCCTTCGCCATCACATCATTGGCGAAGCGCTCCATGCCTGCCAATTGATCCTTGGTCGCAGGCCCGGCCGCGAAAATGATTCGATCAACTCCCATCTCGGCAAACTGCTTCACGTGATCGGTGTTGATCGGCTCGCCGAGCCGCGGCGCGACGGTGATATTGAGCGGCGCGGTGCGGTTGAACGTGCGCTCATGATCTCGAAGACGTTGGATAACGCCGCGCGTTTCGTCGATATTCTCGGCGATGCCGTACCATCCGTCGCCGTAGCGCGCCGTGCGCTTGAGCGCGGGCTCCGTATGCCCGCCGAACACGATCGGCGGATATGGCTTCTGCACCGGCTTGGGCATGAACTTGCACCCGCTGACGCGAACCGTCTTGCCCTCGTACGCCGGCTCGTCCTTGGTCCACAGTTCCTTCATCAGCGCGACGTATTCGCGGGTGCGCAGCGCGCGATCGTTGAAGTTCATCCCCACCGCGTCGAACTCCTCCTCGAGCCAGCCGATTCCGATCCCGAAGATAAAGCGGCCGCCCGACAGCACGTCGAGGCTCGCGACCGCTTTGGCCGTCGTGACGGGGTTGCGAATCGGCAGCACGTAGATACCAGTCGCCAGCTTGACCTTGGTCGTGATCCCGGCGACGAAGGCGAGCGCGAGCATCGGATCGTGGAGCGGCGTCTCGGGCGGCGCCGGCATCCTGCCGTTTTTCGAGTACGGGTATGGTGACTTGTAGTTAACGGGCAGGATGATGTGCTCCGGGATCCAGAGCGACTCGAAGCCGAGCTCCTCGGCCTTGTGCGCGACCGAGGCAATACTGCTTGGGGCGGTTTGATACAGAAACGTCGCGAAGTTCATAAGCTTCTCCACGCGCGCGCCGCGCG
Coding sequences within it:
- a CDS encoding BON domain-containing protein, yielding MKKCPSCDRTYPDAELFCETDGTALVNAEPAFAQRSDAGGGADQTTECPVCGGKAQPGEVICNFCGARLVADEPAATPQRPTPPSQPARITPQPTIAPRRVQPTVRSQQFPSSQRLTGQMPEDEPGAPEQGEGRGILGVVGYLVAAIVALAGGAWLALHLSSNGTKVVTQPTPAAIASAAPSTAAPAGPIVALASTIPVQSNDTNSLPERSADEATKVFNNNQKGLADSYTHSLIGDPTLSDGMIVRVVVQPTDGSVASASVVTSTSPNPGLDADVAKQVSGWNFGAASKGGPVQFDLPVIFATSAGDQANIEAQLKTKLAGLNPTEPPEYTSASPSPVAAAPSPAAPSAAETGVGAAPVAPVVPETPVAAMTPAPAPAPTTAARPRHRKIARPAPTPTLQQRVKDAMLANPKLRRVDCYTSGGTVTIFGKVFDDKDKRYAERVAGSVPGVTNVINSLSTDTGDWQIRQNQIASQLSNAGLTNVTIKVIGHDAYLGGTVKNDADKDRAVSITESAAPVHVRTNLITVEPGRVFGF
- a CDS encoding LLM class F420-dependent oxidoreductase, producing MNFATFLYQTAPSSIASVAHKAEELGFESLWIPEHIILPVNYKSPYPYSKNGRMPAPPETPLHDPMLALAFVAGITTKVKLATGIYVLPIRNPVTTAKAVASLDVLSGGRFIFGIGIGWLEEEFDAVGMNFNDRALRTREYVALMKELWTKDEPAYEGKTVRVSGCKFMPKPVQKPYPPIVFGGHTEPALKRTARYGDGWYGIAENIDETRGVIQRLRDHERTFNRTAPLNITVAPRLGEPINTDHVKQFAEMGVDRIIFAAGPATKDQLAGMERFANDVMAKA